From the genome of Halomonas sp. MCCC 1A13316, one region includes:
- a CDS encoding retention module-containing protein has translation MAIATVISITGQAWARDAEGNLRELRVGDTLQEDEVLITSDNGSAQLDFADGTDPVLVEDGEQVVMTPELDANETADVSEFAALDEDLEALLTALDDDSVDLLDVLDATAAGAGPGGGADGGHTFVRLARIAENTDPLAFEFDLGQQSDLPEVEGAFFEIVEPFAGVLDASLFDAETLSEAGSVVTGVLPFSFGTGVDGSLSFADMDGVQVQVGQESLTYSWNAGSNTLTASSERGDLFTLQVNPATGAFTLTQLNNLLHEEGTDEALTSLVFTVTSTSGSATGRLNVSIADDNPVVESVEASDALSELTLETSDAELAPPFIWYMISGGSPSEGPIFDFPRFEGQEPGNDIPLPPPPFMSNSQDLAAFFEATINWGADDPGSDSARDANTQWNYALSLSSEGEGPVESGLSAGEQPIFLHLVNGMIVGSISETPPSVESGAEDIAFVLHLDGSQISLVQFKAIDHPNPEDHSETISLADGLIELTGTVTVVDTDGDTATNSTVIDLGSLLDFVDDGPELELGEVDLSEVAFETDDSETVNDTSVATASVAQAFDAAVWPYYGGDGAGEYTIDNYALTLGEAQHNLTSGGEPIVFELVDGVVIGTADGTEVLRIALDAATGTVTVTQSGPVDHAEQGDDSVGLPAGLIGVSASVTVTDSDNDSVSDTLSADLSGTITISDDMPSVETDTSELTDLEVDETTLGAPDSADFSGAFIPVFGADGEGSVSYSLSVIGDGATTLQTTASGEAIKLVNNNGVIEGRTASGELAFTIGVNAETGIVTLTQHLALSHLDDADPNDLLSLVGSGLTLSVTATDGDGDTTTAGIDLGGQLSFADDGPEASNDLGIVGIGRFEKSGNVMNDDEQGADGAEVTHVQFGGETVELIDGVAVIQGEHGELSIHADGSYTYVRTATPDHQGLFLDKFTYTLTDGDGDTDTAILNIAGLDLGVDVINEPPYGQDAHLTVNEAHLASGSNPNAAELTQGGNFVVGAVDGLDQLTISIGEGGYQKTLTVTRNDDGSFDFSQAAIDTDGYKLEVTGIDSVLLGTGYSVRYEYTLKDNKDHSGSDENAALVRDFTITATDRDGDTANANLKVKVIDDSPTAELDGRENAKEGGNAITGNWNTESGADSEGAQQLISINGGPEQALQIGHAYELDEGTLTINENGTWTFVPGTNLVHSNGKVLASFELIAIDGDGDRASDTHLIKIKDGQNPTPGGENGEGGTVDLIVDELGLREGGDVELANAEAELTFTAGSDNIVDFAFVNPGAISVSGLEEGVELTWEINESGELIGSLGGEPVLKLTLNGGEIAAGGSGTVTVNVELIGNLPHHANVDELAIGGVQVVATDSDGDVSAPGSISVRVDDDLPSVEGTDPSGHEVTITNLNSLAGYNSSFGYYIKDENGNPTVGMVIWANVKQDKGASYVLEGHAPGEVGYFIIPNGANLNSGLGNETEVTFQQVDGVWVAVAPNGDQLSGQNANAPVLFNDPSLNPGGDSHVENNAEEGDINWEDVYGGGDKDYNDVNIKVEWAPANLTVDESNLDVDAEFDFSGYFSAEYGADGLADREYSLSVVADGANSGLVDTQAGDEVMVKEGEDGQIVGYVVIDGEEVPVFTLSVDAETGVVTLDQVRAVVHSGAGQIGASDVNNILANVVFLTKAVVDTDNDEANAMIDIGQVINFLDVGPVAQNDLAETAEDTVVTVNVMANDTDGADGVDLINGVALVANSLTGSGTLVYNDDGTFTYTPAAEEEGVVSFDYTLTDADGDTSTATVTLTLEDDSEPTIEVVLADGDDGVVSESALPNGSGGGDLTAAGTLVVQTGNDTLDFLEVQDTNGDWIKVEAGGTSLQGKYGLLTVNTDGSWSYALSDNTLDHDGDDLTGTDDQVQDAFQVRATDNDGDVSPEATLAVDINDDGPVAANNNGGTVTEDAIGNVLSSNVLGNDSFGADGPVGGTASVVWNVSAEDLADIAQYGSLVLNADGSWSFTLDNSLAAVQALSASDLLSFNLGYTITDADGDTASTTLSLAIQGANDSAQVTVNVSGADSTVHEAGLTSIADTSETATGSFQIAATDGIASVTVSGQSFNLAQLQGFSAGTPSAAISTSMGTLYLTGYSGTANAGTISYTYTLGEAQAHGAPGSSNDGSLTDNVSLSVTGVGGSTAEATLTVDVIDDTPSLNSLNLAIGNVAGSYEGIYEFDVGADAQGFLDSFGEGSLIWAGMPADYELAVTGSSDTSITYTAQSGTFEFFNLTLNADGTYAFDLLSPAPVVETTIESLLSTFDKSNFYTEEDKNAYLFTADHFSGKFELAVTAYRNGNLADVTISASDLGAFSNTVDGKHDEALRFDVRPVKGAGEIGISSFIFSVSSTSGSKVGDQAKLTVYDVNGASIIYTATLATADGEFAFNIDPALNVDYIDLAPADSNSFKIDGISTSYVTQLYPEDYQLDFELSGSDADEDVASAAFTVSVETTEDGTYEITGTDGDDVVHGTEGDDTLIGRAGNDILIGGAGDDTLFGGLGADTFVWNLNDQAAEGEEPASDTVVDFDLGKFGDDAEADKLSLSDLLQGASDETIGDYITAEQIDEGVLLKISSGGEGTAVDQEILLSDVAFLEGQTGEQFIKDIIENGQLSID, from the coding sequence ATGGCCATTGCTACAGTTATCTCGATTACCGGCCAAGCCTGGGCGCGCGACGCCGAGGGCAACCTGCGCGAATTGCGCGTGGGCGATACCCTTCAGGAAGATGAGGTGCTGATCACTTCCGACAACGGCAGCGCCCAGCTCGACTTCGCCGATGGAACCGATCCGGTGCTGGTCGAAGACGGTGAGCAAGTGGTCATGACACCGGAGCTTGATGCCAATGAAACGGCCGACGTATCCGAATTCGCTGCTTTGGACGAAGATCTCGAAGCCCTGCTGACGGCGCTGGACGACGACAGTGTCGACCTGCTCGATGTGCTCGATGCCACTGCTGCCGGTGCCGGTCCTGGCGGTGGTGCCGATGGCGGTCATACCTTCGTGCGTCTTGCACGGATTGCAGAGAATACCGATCCGCTGGCATTCGAGTTTGATCTGGGACAACAGAGCGATCTGCCGGAAGTGGAAGGTGCTTTCTTCGAAATCGTCGAGCCCTTTGCCGGCGTTCTCGATGCTTCCCTGTTCGATGCCGAAACGCTTAGCGAAGCTGGGTCGGTGGTCACCGGCGTACTGCCGTTCTCCTTCGGTACGGGCGTCGATGGCAGCTTGAGCTTTGCTGACATGGACGGCGTTCAAGTGCAGGTCGGCCAGGAGAGTCTCACCTATAGCTGGAATGCCGGTAGCAACACGCTTACGGCTTCTTCCGAGCGAGGTGATCTTTTCACCCTGCAAGTCAATCCCGCCACTGGTGCCTTCACCCTGACGCAACTGAACAACCTGTTGCACGAAGAAGGCACGGACGAGGCGCTTACCAGCCTGGTCTTCACCGTGACCAGCACCAGCGGCTCTGCCACGGGCAGGCTGAATGTTTCCATCGCAGACGACAACCCCGTCGTCGAGAGCGTGGAAGCTTCGGATGCTCTGAGCGAACTGACACTGGAAACCAGCGATGCGGAGCTTGCGCCGCCGTTCATCTGGTACATGATTTCCGGGGGTTCGCCAAGCGAAGGGCCGATCTTTGATTTCCCGCGCTTCGAAGGCCAGGAGCCGGGTAACGACATTCCGCTTCCGCCGCCACCGTTCATGTCGAACAGCCAGGACCTGGCAGCATTCTTCGAGGCCACTATCAACTGGGGCGCCGATGACCCCGGTTCTGATTCGGCCCGTGATGCCAATACCCAGTGGAACTATGCGCTCTCCCTGAGCAGTGAGGGCGAAGGCCCGGTCGAATCCGGCCTCTCCGCCGGTGAACAGCCGATCTTCCTTCATCTCGTGAATGGAATGATCGTCGGCAGCATCAGCGAGACTCCACCGAGTGTCGAATCCGGCGCGGAAGACATTGCCTTCGTGCTGCACCTGGACGGCTCACAGATCTCTCTCGTCCAGTTCAAGGCGATCGACCACCCGAACCCCGAAGACCACTCAGAGACCATCTCGCTGGCCGATGGCCTGATTGAGCTCACAGGGACGGTAACGGTCGTCGACACCGATGGTGATACCGCCACCAACAGTACTGTCATCGATCTGGGATCGCTGCTCGACTTCGTCGACGATGGTCCGGAGCTCGAGCTGGGTGAAGTCGATCTCAGCGAAGTCGCTTTCGAAACCGACGATAGCGAAACCGTCAACGATACTTCCGTTGCTACTGCTAGTGTCGCACAGGCCTTCGATGCGGCGGTTTGGCCCTACTATGGGGGCGATGGCGCCGGTGAATATACGATAGACAACTACGCCCTGACTTTGGGCGAGGCCCAGCACAACCTCACCAGCGGCGGCGAACCGATCGTCTTTGAACTGGTCGATGGCGTCGTCATCGGCACCGCCGACGGCACCGAAGTGCTGCGCATCGCACTCGACGCCGCCACCGGCACGGTCACCGTGACCCAATCCGGCCCTGTCGATCATGCCGAGCAGGGAGACGACAGCGTCGGCTTGCCGGCGGGCCTGATCGGTGTGTCAGCCTCGGTTACCGTGACCGACAGCGACAACGACAGCGTTAGTGATACGCTGAGCGCCGATTTGAGCGGCACGATTACCATCAGCGATGACATGCCGAGCGTTGAGACCGACACCAGCGAACTCACGGACCTGGAGGTCGACGAGACCACCCTGGGTGCACCGGATAGCGCCGACTTCTCAGGTGCCTTCATCCCCGTTTTCGGTGCCGACGGCGAGGGCAGCGTCAGCTATAGCCTGAGCGTCATTGGCGATGGCGCGACCACGCTGCAAACGACAGCCAGCGGCGAAGCCATCAAGCTGGTAAACAACAACGGTGTGATCGAAGGGCGTACCGCAAGCGGTGAACTTGCTTTCACCATTGGCGTGAACGCCGAAACCGGGATAGTCACCCTGACGCAACACCTGGCCCTGTCGCATCTGGATGACGCCGATCCGAACGATCTACTCAGTCTTGTTGGAAGCGGCCTCACGCTTAGTGTCACGGCGACCGATGGTGATGGTGATACGACGACCGCAGGTATCGACCTGGGCGGTCAGCTTAGCTTTGCCGACGACGGCCCCGAAGCCAGCAACGACCTTGGCATTGTTGGGATCGGCCGCTTCGAGAAGTCCGGTAACGTCATGAACGATGACGAGCAAGGGGCGGACGGTGCCGAGGTCACTCATGTCCAGTTCGGTGGAGAAACCGTCGAGCTGATCGATGGCGTCGCCGTCATCCAGGGTGAACATGGTGAGCTGAGCATTCATGCCGATGGCAGCTATACCTACGTGCGCACTGCAACACCGGATCACCAGGGCCTGTTCCTGGACAAGTTCACCTACACCCTGACCGATGGCGATGGCGACACCGATACGGCCATCCTGAACATCGCGGGGCTTGATTTAGGCGTAGACGTCATCAATGAGCCGCCGTACGGGCAAGATGCACACCTGACCGTTAACGAGGCGCATCTGGCGAGCGGATCGAACCCCAATGCGGCAGAGCTGACCCAGGGCGGCAATTTCGTGGTTGGTGCGGTGGACGGTCTGGACCAGCTGACCATCTCCATTGGCGAAGGTGGCTATCAAAAGACCTTGACGGTCACTCGCAATGATGACGGTAGCTTCGATTTCAGTCAGGCGGCTATCGACACGGATGGCTACAAGCTTGAAGTTACCGGAATCGATTCGGTGTTGCTCGGAACCGGCTATTCCGTACGTTACGAATATACACTGAAGGATAATAAGGACCATTCCGGTTCAGATGAAAATGCCGCTCTGGTCCGAGACTTCACTATCACAGCCACGGATCGTGATGGTGATACCGCCAATGCCAATTTGAAAGTCAAGGTCATCGACGATTCGCCCACCGCTGAGTTGGATGGCCGCGAGAACGCGAAGGAAGGCGGCAATGCCATCACCGGCAATTGGAACACCGAGTCCGGTGCCGACAGCGAAGGTGCACAGCAGCTCATCTCCATTAACGGTGGCCCCGAGCAGGCGCTGCAGATCGGCCATGCCTATGAGCTGGACGAAGGTACGCTGACCATCAACGAGAACGGCACTTGGACTTTTGTGCCTGGCACCAACCTCGTTCACAGCAATGGCAAGGTGCTGGCGAGCTTCGAACTGATCGCCATCGACGGTGACGGCGACCGGGCCAGCGACACTCACCTTATTAAGATCAAGGACGGCCAGAACCCGACGCCAGGTGGCGAAAACGGCGAAGGCGGCACGGTTGATCTGATAGTCGATGAGCTTGGCCTGCGTGAGGGTGGCGACGTCGAGCTGGCAAATGCCGAGGCAGAGCTCACTTTCACCGCTGGCAGCGACAACATCGTCGACTTCGCCTTCGTCAACCCGGGCGCCATCAGCGTGAGCGGCCTCGAAGAGGGCGTCGAGCTGACCTGGGAAATCAACGAGTCGGGCGAGCTGATCGGTAGCCTCGGTGGCGAGCCGGTACTCAAGCTGACCCTGAATGGCGGTGAGATTGCTGCCGGCGGAAGCGGCACGGTCACGGTCAATGTCGAACTGATCGGCAACCTGCCCCACCACGCCAACGTCGATGAACTCGCTATTGGCGGTGTACAGGTCGTGGCTACCGACAGCGACGGCGACGTTTCCGCACCGGGCAGCATCAGCGTGCGTGTCGACGACGACCTGCCGAGCGTCGAGGGAACTGATCCTTCCGGTCACGAAGTCACCATTACCAACCTCAATAGCCTTGCCGGCTATAACAGCAGCTTTGGCTATTACATCAAGGACGAGAACGGCAACCCGACGGTCGGTATGGTCATCTGGGCCAACGTCAAGCAGGACAAGGGCGCCAGCTATGTCCTCGAAGGACATGCGCCTGGCGAGGTCGGCTACTTCATCATTCCGAACGGCGCCAACCTCAACTCTGGGCTTGGGAACGAGACTGAAGTCACCTTCCAGCAAGTCGATGGCGTCTGGGTAGCAGTTGCCCCGAATGGCGACCAGCTGAGTGGGCAGAACGCCAACGCGCCCGTGCTCTTCAATGATCCCTCGCTGAATCCCGGCGGCGATTCTCATGTCGAGAACAATGCCGAAGAGGGCGATATCAACTGGGAAGACGTCTATGGCGGTGGCGACAAGGACTACAACGACGTCAACATCAAGGTCGAGTGGGCGCCTGCCAACCTGACCGTGGACGAGTCCAATCTCGATGTCGACGCTGAGTTCGATTTCTCCGGCTACTTCAGCGCCGAGTACGGTGCCGATGGTTTGGCGGATCGGGAGTATAGCTTGAGTGTTGTGGCCGATGGAGCCAACTCCGGCCTGGTCGATACGCAGGCCGGCGATGAAGTGATGGTCAAGGAAGGGGAAGACGGCCAGATCGTCGGCTACGTTGTGATCGATGGTGAAGAAGTGCCTGTCTTCACGCTGAGCGTCGATGCCGAAACTGGCGTCGTGACGCTTGACCAAGTGAGGGCTGTCGTCCACTCAGGCGCCGGCCAGATCGGTGCGAGTGACGTGAACAATATCCTCGCCAATGTTGTCTTCCTGACCAAGGCCGTGGTAGATACCGATAACGACGAAGCCAACGCCATGATCGATATCGGTCAGGTCATTAATTTCCTCGACGTCGGTCCGGTTGCGCAGAATGACCTTGCGGAAACGGCTGAGGACACTGTCGTCACTGTCAACGTGATGGCCAACGACACGGACGGTGCCGACGGCGTCGACCTAATCAATGGTGTGGCACTGGTGGCAAACAGCCTCACCGGCAGCGGCACACTGGTGTACAACGACGACGGCACTTTCACCTACACCCCGGCGGCGGAGGAGGAAGGGGTGGTGAGCTTCGACTACACCCTCACCGACGCTGACGGCGACACCAGCACGGCCACGGTGACCCTGACGCTTGAGGACGACTCCGAGCCGACGATCGAGGTGGTACTGGCCGACGGCGACGACGGCGTGGTTTCCGAATCTGCCCTGCCCAATGGCAGCGGCGGCGGTGATCTGACCGCTGCCGGCACGCTGGTGGTGCAGACCGGCAACGACACGCTGGACTTCCTCGAGGTGCAGGACACCAACGGCGACTGGATCAAGGTCGAAGCGGGTGGCACGTCACTGCAGGGCAAGTATGGCTTGCTGACGGTGAACACCGACGGCAGCTGGAGCTATGCGCTGAGCGACAACACACTGGATCATGACGGCGACGATCTGACGGGTACCGATGATCAGGTGCAGGACGCCTTCCAGGTACGGGCGACCGACAATGATGGTGATGTCTCCCCCGAAGCCACGCTGGCCGTGGACATCAACGACGACGGTCCCGTGGCTGCCAACAATAACGGTGGCACTGTGACCGAAGATGCCATCGGCAACGTGCTCAGCAGCAACGTGCTTGGCAATGACAGCTTCGGTGCCGACGGTCCCGTCGGTGGTACCGCCAGCGTGGTCTGGAACGTCAGCGCCGAAGACCTGGCCGACATAGCTCAGTACGGCAGCCTGGTGCTGAACGCCGACGGTAGCTGGAGCTTTACCCTCGACAACAGCTTGGCCGCGGTACAGGCGCTGAGCGCCAGCGACCTGCTGAGCTTCAACCTCGGCTACACCATCACCGATGCCGATGGCGATACCGCCAGCACGACGTTGTCTCTCGCCATCCAGGGCGCCAACGACAGTGCCCAGGTAACGGTCAACGTCAGCGGCGCCGACAGCACCGTCCATGAAGCCGGCCTGACCTCCATCGCCGACACCAGCGAGACAGCGACGGGTAGCTTCCAGATCGCAGCGACCGACGGCATTGCCAGCGTCACGGTGAGCGGCCAGTCCTTCAACTTGGCCCAGCTGCAGGGCTTCAGTGCCGGCACGCCCTCGGCAGCCATCTCTACCAGCATGGGCACGCTCTACCTGACCGGCTATAGCGGCACGGCCAACGCAGGCACCATCAGCTACACCTATACCTTGGGTGAGGCACAGGCGCATGGGGCACCCGGCAGCAGCAACGATGGCTCCCTGACCGACAACGTGTCGCTCAGCGTGACCGGTGTGGGCGGCAGCACGGCGGAGGCGACGCTAACAGTCGACGTCATCGACGACACACCCAGCCTGAACAGCCTCAACCTGGCCATCGGGAACGTGGCGGGAAGTTACGAGGGAATTTATGAGTTCGATGTGGGAGCGGATGCTCAAGGCTTCCTCGACAGCTTCGGTGAAGGTTCGCTGATCTGGGCCGGCATGCCGGCAGACTATGAGTTGGCAGTTACCGGCTCCTCGGACACTTCGATCACCTATACTGCCCAGTCGGGTACCTTCGAATTCTTCAATCTCACATTGAATGCTGACGGTACCTATGCCTTCGATCTGCTGTCGCCGGCACCTGTCGTCGAGACGACTATTGAAAGTCTTCTGAGTACTTTTGATAAGTCGAACTTCTACACGGAAGAAGATAAGAATGCTTATTTATTCACCGCAGATCATTTTAGTGGAAAATTTGAGCTGGCGGTCACTGCGTACCGAAATGGAAACTTGGCCGATGTGACAATATCCGCATCGGATTTGGGTGCATTTTCCAATACAGTTGATGGGAAGCACGATGAAGCATTAAGGTTCGATGTCCGGCCAGTGAAAGGGGCGGGCGAAATTGGTATAAGCTCCTTTATCTTCAGCGTATCCAGTACTAGCGGGTCGAAGGTTGGTGACCAGGCTAAGTTGACTGTTTACGACGTCAATGGGGCCTCGATAATCTACACTGCGACTTTGGCTACTGCGGATGGCGAATTCGCCTTCAATATCGATCCAGCGCTCAATGTCGATTACATTGACCTGGCTCCTGCAGACAGCAACAGCTTTAAGATCGATGGTATCTCTACCAGTTACGTGACCCAGCTCTACCCGGAGGATTATCAGCTCGACTTCGAGCTGAGCGGCTCGGATGCAGATGAGGATGTGGCGAGCGCAGCGTTCACTGTCTCCGTCGAGACTACCGAAGACGGCACCTATGAAATCACCGGCACAGATGGTGACGACGTGGTGCATGGCACAGAGGGTGACGACACCCTCATTGGTCGTGCGGGCAACGATATCCTGATCGGCGGTGCCGGTGATGACACTCTCTTCGGTGGCCTGGGAGCTGATACCTTCGTCTGGAACTTGAATGATCAAGCCGCCGAGGGTGAAGAGCCCGCAAGCGACACGGTAGTCGACTTTGATCTGGGTAAGTTCGGTGACGACGCAGAAGCTGATAAACTTAGCCTCTCCGATCTACTCCAGGGTGCCTCCGACGAAACGATTGGCGACTACATCACGGCTGAGCAGATTGACGAGGGTGTCTTGCTCAAGATCAGCAGTGGTGGTGAAGGTACAGCTGTCGACCAGGAAATCCTACTGAGCGATGTTGCTTTCCTGGAAGGACAGACTGGGGAGCAGTTCATCAAGGATATTATTGAAAACGGTCAGCTTAGTATCGACTGA
- a CDS encoding response regulator transcription factor: MMAVLFISQRRADIPRLHSAFPDVRRINPDQARVMVDSGDRVWLMTDHLDWPVLSAMLAAQGAIVVVMSLAPSEAEALKALQAGARGYIHALSPPELLGQVALVTSNQGVWVPAELLSKVIGVAFTTLGGHESLPQGSLSALTERERAVALAVAEGRTNKEVARQLDITERTVKAHLGAVFRKLGVRDRMQLVLSLSRQDVNVA; the protein is encoded by the coding sequence ATGATGGCAGTCCTTTTCATTAGTCAGAGGCGTGCGGATATTCCACGGCTGCACAGCGCCTTTCCCGATGTCCGGCGAATCAATCCAGACCAGGCGCGCGTCATGGTGGACAGTGGCGATCGTGTCTGGTTGATGACGGATCATCTGGATTGGCCGGTGTTGTCCGCGATGCTGGCCGCACAAGGGGCCATCGTCGTCGTCATGTCGTTGGCTCCGAGCGAAGCGGAAGCGCTCAAGGCGCTACAGGCTGGTGCGCGTGGCTATATCCATGCACTGTCGCCCCCCGAACTACTGGGGCAGGTGGCCCTGGTTACCAGCAATCAGGGGGTATGGGTGCCGGCCGAGTTGCTCAGCAAGGTGATCGGAGTTGCATTCACCACCCTGGGTGGCCATGAAAGCCTGCCGCAGGGGAGTCTGTCCGCTTTGACGGAGCGTGAGCGTGCGGTGGCACTGGCGGTAGCGGAAGGCCGCACCAATAAGGAGGTCGCTCGCCAGCTCGATATCACCGAGCGCACGGTAAAGGCACATCTCGGCGCGGTATTTCGCAAGCTCGGCGTACGAGACCGCATGCAATTGGTGCTCAGTCTGTCCAGACAGGACGTTAATGTCGCCTAG
- a CDS encoding HlyD family type I secretion periplasmic adaptor subunit — translation MTVTSPKAKGKSAEQQGFEAIGRFTDVGGRPFRPFMDRLFSKRVTSAHLNRDWASDADWARMQQDPIRARLFLYIVLLAFAALIAWAYFASIDEVTRGTGRVIPSSQLQKVQSFDGGVVQQIMVREGDVVEAGQILMRIDPTRFVANFRENRAQALSLRARAERLRALVTDTPFNPDDDLRSEAPEIVAQEREVYESRREELQEQESILRDRIRQREEELNEAEARRDTAQREANMASQELNLTRPLLQSGAVSEVDILRLEREVSRATGERNQAAAAVARLEAAVQEAHTQLREVSAERRSEWRNDLAQTLGDLSALDESSAGLQDRVRLAEVRSPVDGVVQRLGINTLGGVVQPGQEVVDIIPSDEQLLVEARIAPQDIAFLRPGQSATIKLTAYDFAIYGGLEAELDHISADTITDDDDNTFYLVRVRTVEGANLGSDIQVIPGMTAQVDIMTGKRTVMQYLLKPVLRAWSNSMGER, via the coding sequence ATGACCGTCACGTCTCCCAAGGCTAAGGGCAAGAGCGCCGAGCAGCAAGGCTTCGAGGCGATCGGCCGTTTCACCGACGTGGGCGGCAGGCCGTTCCGTCCCTTCATGGACCGGCTGTTCTCCAAGCGGGTGACTTCCGCCCATCTCAACCGAGACTGGGCCAGTGACGCCGATTGGGCGCGCATGCAGCAAGACCCGATCCGGGCGCGGCTCTTTCTCTATATCGTGCTGCTTGCCTTCGCTGCGCTGATCGCGTGGGCCTACTTTGCCTCGATCGACGAGGTGACGCGTGGTACGGGTCGAGTGATTCCCTCCAGCCAGCTGCAGAAAGTTCAGTCGTTCGATGGCGGTGTGGTGCAGCAGATCATGGTGCGTGAAGGGGATGTGGTCGAAGCGGGACAGATACTGATGCGCATCGACCCCACGCGCTTCGTTGCCAACTTCCGCGAGAATCGCGCCCAGGCCCTGTCACTTCGTGCCCGTGCCGAGCGGCTGCGTGCTCTGGTGACCGATACACCCTTCAACCCAGACGACGACCTGCGCAGCGAAGCGCCGGAAATCGTCGCTCAGGAGCGCGAAGTCTACGAGAGTCGGCGTGAAGAGCTGCAAGAGCAGGAGAGCATTCTGCGCGACCGGATTCGCCAGCGCGAGGAAGAGCTCAACGAAGCCGAGGCGAGGCGCGACACGGCACAGCGTGAGGCCAACATGGCCAGCCAGGAGTTGAACCTGACACGGCCGCTGCTGCAGTCGGGAGCGGTATCGGAAGTGGATATCCTGCGTCTCGAGCGTGAAGTCTCGCGAGCAACCGGTGAGCGCAACCAGGCCGCTGCCGCAGTGGCTCGTCTGGAAGCGGCCGTGCAGGAAGCTCACACCCAACTGCGCGAAGTCAGCGCCGAACGGCGCAGCGAATGGCGCAACGACCTCGCCCAGACCCTGGGCGACCTGAGCGCGCTCGATGAATCCAGTGCCGGCCTGCAGGACCGGGTGCGCCTTGCCGAGGTGCGTTCTCCGGTGGACGGCGTCGTGCAGCGCCTGGGCATAAATACTCTCGGCGGTGTGGTGCAGCCTGGGCAAGAGGTAGTGGATATCATTCCCAGCGATGAACAACTGCTGGTCGAGGCACGGATAGCCCCGCAAGATATCGCCTTCCTGCGCCCGGGCCAGTCGGCAACTATCAAGCTGACCGCCTACGACTTCGCCATCTACGGCGGTCTCGAAGCCGAGCTGGACCATATCAGTGCCGACACCATTACCGACGACGACGACAACACCTTCTATCTGGTGCGAGTGAGGACGGTCGAAGGGGCGAACCTGGGCAGCGACATTCAGGTCATTCCCGGCATGACGGCCCAGGTCGACATCATGACCGGCAAGCGCACCGTGATGCAGTATCTGCTCAAACCCGTACTGCGGGCATGGAGCAACTCCATGGGGGAACGATGA